One region of Haloprofundus salilacus genomic DNA includes:
- a CDS encoding metal-dependent hydrolase family protein, with product MHVLTGGTVADADGTRDADVAIEGGEIVAVGDVPEGDSQTDISGQVVAPGLIDTHVHVMMDGRPDVSTIFDDSPYTASYRATANLEAAVETGVTTVRDLGSRETLALDAGAAVNDGLLTGPRVLGSGQNIVMTGGHGHAFGCEADGSDEVLKGARQQLKRGADVIKCMATGGVLTEGAVTGSPELTEEELRAAVEAASAKGVPTAAHAHGEEGIKNAVRAGISSVEHGTFMDREAAEMMADNGTYWVPTASALVNIVENGVEAGIPEEAVEKAEDAAARFERAWEHALEAGVDIAMGTDAGTPFNYFGDIPRELELMVDYGLEPDAALEAATVNAAELVGRDDIGRVAEGYRADLVVLETDPNADATAWQSPTAVFAGGERAR from the coding sequence ATGCACGTACTGACTGGTGGGACAGTCGCGGACGCAGACGGGACACGGGACGCGGACGTCGCTATCGAAGGCGGTGAAATCGTCGCCGTCGGCGACGTTCCCGAGGGCGATAGCCAGACGGACATCTCCGGGCAGGTCGTCGCGCCCGGCCTGATAGACACGCACGTCCACGTGATGATGGACGGACGACCCGACGTGAGCACGATTTTCGACGATAGCCCCTACACCGCGAGTTACCGGGCGACCGCGAACCTCGAAGCCGCCGTCGAGACGGGCGTGACGACAGTTCGCGACCTGGGGAGTCGCGAGACGTTGGCGCTTGACGCCGGGGCCGCCGTCAACGACGGCCTCCTGACCGGACCGCGGGTGCTCGGCTCGGGTCAGAACATCGTGATGACCGGCGGTCACGGGCACGCGTTCGGATGCGAAGCCGACGGCTCAGACGAGGTGTTGAAAGGCGCCCGCCAGCAGTTGAAGCGCGGCGCGGACGTCATCAAGTGTATGGCGACCGGCGGCGTGCTGACCGAAGGCGCGGTGACCGGGTCGCCCGAATTGACGGAAGAAGAACTGCGCGCGGCCGTCGAGGCCGCGAGCGCCAAGGGCGTCCCAACGGCCGCACACGCGCACGGCGAAGAGGGAATCAAGAACGCGGTTCGCGCCGGAATATCGAGCGTCGAACACGGGACGTTCATGGACCGCGAGGCGGCGGAGATGATGGCCGACAACGGGACCTACTGGGTGCCGACGGCGAGCGCCCTCGTCAACATCGTCGAGAACGGCGTCGAGGCGGGTATTCCCGAAGAGGCCGTCGAGAAGGCGGAAGACGCCGCAGCCCGGTTCGAGCGCGCGTGGGAACACGCGCTGGAAGCGGGCGTCGACATCGCGATGGGGACCGACGCCGGGACGCCGTTCAACTACTTCGGCGACATTCCACGCGAACTCGAACTGATGGTCGACTACGGTCTCGAACCGGACGCCGCGCTGGAAGCGGCGACGGTGAACGCCGCGGAGCTCGTCGGCCGTGACGACATCGGCCGCGTCGCCGAGGGGTACCGCGCCGACCTCGTAGTGCTCGAGACGGACCCCAACGCCGACGCGACGGCGTGGCAGTCCCCGACGGCGGTGTTCGCGGGCGGAGAACGGGCCAGGTAA
- a CDS encoding helix-turn-helix transcriptional regulator — MHRRATFVLLAFFLVTSAVAPPAMAFSGTRAGGTAAVSTTDSMAAMQQSFDSSEVRIVVHEDGSARWTFHYEQTLANETERQNFQAFADEFNNSDTPLYNGFKSESESLVRSGANATERPMDAQNHTRQAYVTDSLGNSIGVVEMSFVWTGFAQTDDDGTVTVGDVFEGGLYISENQSLVVEAGENLEFKNVTPAGTQSNTSSLPASDSVTWMGERRFTDNRPQVAFVPEGTQTIDAGAGGNDEGANGTDDVTTTPIGSGGGSMWLAGAVLVVFGGVAAALWYRRGREETVEPVEGETADGSEAAAAPPEPSVSDEELLSDEDRVVSMLEDHGGRMRQVRIVEETDWSKSKVSMLLSEMEDEGLISKLRVGRENVISLDGHEPEATKSPFDDE, encoded by the coding sequence ATGCACCGCCGGGCAACGTTCGTCCTGCTCGCCTTCTTCCTCGTCACGTCGGCGGTAGCCCCGCCAGCGATGGCGTTTTCGGGGACGAGGGCTGGGGGGACCGCCGCCGTTTCGACGACAGACTCGATGGCGGCGATGCAGCAGTCGTTCGACAGCAGTGAAGTTCGAATCGTCGTCCACGAGGACGGCTCTGCTCGGTGGACCTTCCACTACGAACAGACGCTCGCAAACGAGACGGAGAGACAGAACTTCCAAGCGTTCGCCGACGAGTTCAACAACAGCGACACGCCGCTGTACAACGGTTTCAAAAGCGAGTCGGAGTCGCTCGTCAGAAGCGGTGCGAACGCCACCGAACGGCCGATGGACGCCCAAAATCATACGCGGCAGGCGTACGTGACCGACAGTCTCGGAAACTCCATCGGCGTCGTCGAGATGTCGTTCGTCTGGACGGGCTTCGCGCAGACCGACGACGACGGGACGGTGACCGTCGGCGACGTGTTCGAGGGCGGCCTCTACATAAGCGAGAACCAGTCACTGGTCGTCGAAGCCGGTGAGAACCTCGAGTTCAAAAACGTCACGCCAGCGGGGACGCAGTCGAACACGAGCTCGCTTCCGGCGAGCGACTCGGTGACGTGGATGGGCGAGCGTCGGTTCACCGACAACCGACCACAGGTCGCGTTCGTCCCCGAGGGAACCCAGACCATCGACGCCGGCGCCGGTGGAAACGATGAGGGAGCGAACGGCACTGACGACGTGACGACGACGCCCATCGGCAGCGGCGGCGGGAGTATGTGGCTCGCCGGAGCGGTTCTCGTCGTTTTCGGCGGTGTCGCTGCCGCGCTGTGGTACCGGCGCGGCCGCGAGGAGACGGTCGAACCCGTCGAGGGCGAGACGGCAGACGGCTCCGAGGCTGCGGCCGCACCGCCGGAGCCGTCAGTGTCCGACGAGGAGTTGCTCTCGGACGAGGACCGCGTCGTCTCGATGCTCGAAGACCACGGCGGACGGATGCGGCAGGTGCGCATCGTCGAAGAGACCGACTGGTCGAAGTCGAAAGTGAGCATGCTGCTCTCGGAGATGGAAGACGAAGGTCTCATCTCGAAACTCCGCGTCGGCCGCGAGAACGTCATCAGCCTCGACGGGCACGAACCCGAGGCGACGAAGTCACCGTTCGACGACGAGTAA
- a CDS encoding HalOD1 output domain-containing protein, producing the protein MTGKSAGCEKPPVRYPNSTEFVDSIDTIRYHPEDDVFRAPYDSSRDEPSLAVVAVLAAVDRRDPLELSSLFYTLDTDALDALFDESTSREGSRPRISFYYEGFEVVVFGEDVIEVSPLRN; encoded by the coding sequence ATGACCGGAAAATCCGCGGGGTGCGAGAAACCACCTGTCCGATACCCCAATTCGACCGAATTCGTCGACTCCATAGACACGATCAGATACCACCCCGAAGACGATGTCTTTCGGGCGCCCTACGACAGCAGTCGTGACGAACCTAGCTTGGCGGTGGTTGCTGTGTTGGCGGCCGTCGACCGGCGGGACCCGCTGGAGCTGTCTTCGCTGTTCTACACCCTCGATACCGACGCGCTCGACGCTCTGTTCGACGAGTCGACAAGCCGTGAAGGGAGTCGACCCCGTATCTCGTTCTACTACGAAGGCTTCGAGGTGGTCGTCTTCGGGGAGGACGTCATCGAGGTTAGCCCCCTGAGAAACTGA
- a CDS encoding helix-turn-helix domain-containing protein: MAIEASFTVDVTEFPLRRIFEELPDATVELDRLVSTNRETVPYFWVHADGVNETVSRLADNGGVETITVIDEVGDQLLLRVLWDFSRDTVLTAFVETDVDLVSGIGEKDRWTFEVRSTTQEAISEFQAYCRDHGIPVKLSQLHALSTLAPDQEYDLTEGQRKALMLAYTSGYFDSPRGATQQDIADALGITRQAVSSRLQRGTRRLIASTLATPN; this comes from the coding sequence GTGGCTATCGAAGCGTCCTTCACCGTTGACGTAACCGAGTTTCCGTTACGTCGTATCTTCGAGGAACTCCCCGACGCGACCGTAGAACTGGACCGGCTCGTCTCCACTAACAGGGAGACCGTCCCGTATTTCTGGGTTCACGCTGACGGAGTGAACGAGACCGTCTCTCGTCTCGCCGACAACGGCGGAGTAGAGACCATCACCGTAATCGACGAGGTGGGAGACCAGTTGCTCCTCCGCGTTCTCTGGGATTTTAGCCGTGACACCGTCCTGACCGCGTTCGTCGAGACCGATGTCGACCTCGTCTCCGGAATCGGGGAGAAGGACCGGTGGACGTTCGAGGTCCGAAGCACTACCCAAGAGGCAATCTCGGAGTTCCAAGCGTACTGCCGAGACCACGGTATTCCCGTCAAACTCTCTCAGCTCCACGCGCTATCGACGCTCGCCCCCGACCAAGAGTACGACCTGACAGAGGGTCAACGCAAAGCGCTGATGTTAGCGTACACGAGCGGATATTTCGACTCTCCGCGCGGAGCCACACAACAAGATATCGCCGACGCGCTCGGAATTACCCGACAGGCGGTTTCCTCGCGATTACAGCGAGGGACGCGGAGACTGATAGCGAGTACCCTCGCCACCCCGAACTAG
- a CDS encoding rhodanese-like domain-containing protein, giving the protein MPSKDTTRRRYVQALGAAATIGVAGCASSGDDEGTPTNESTRTADPTETDAASNQTTDAATNDSVDESADAAGSFEDLDGPRHGDDLPEETAPLDGYPPEFETVPAERTVDTGQFPTNRVERDSGIVNVPLVPVDVAYYWYARGEARIVDARSAAAYDVSHVFGAAQSIAPDGLERNDPTADWPKSDRIVVYCDCPNYLSSQRAATLIENGYTNVFAIEEGYRAWVDSEYPMAGSDTNRSIDVRTIVGQTDPEHADEGAWAYHEASGQQEASKIQADGSYELELRWVDVSGSDEVTVETPGYTITDSLKAMTSAEITSEGTLSTDDGSGNDSSNALLRRLFG; this is encoded by the coding sequence ATGCCATCGAAAGACACGACACGACGCCGATACGTCCAGGCGCTCGGGGCGGCGGCGACTATCGGTGTCGCCGGATGTGCGTCCTCGGGAGACGACGAGGGCACGCCGACGAACGAGTCGACACGGACCGCCGACCCGACCGAGACCGACGCGGCGTCGAACCAGACGACCGACGCCGCCACCAATGACTCCGTCGACGAGTCCGCCGACGCCGCCGGCTCGTTCGAGGACCTCGACGGACCGCGACACGGCGACGACCTGCCGGAGGAAACGGCCCCGCTCGACGGCTATCCGCCCGAATTCGAGACAGTGCCCGCGGAGCGGACCGTCGACACGGGTCAGTTCCCGACCAACCGGGTCGAACGCGACTCCGGCATCGTCAATGTCCCGTTGGTTCCGGTCGACGTTGCGTACTATTGGTACGCGCGCGGTGAAGCCCGTATCGTCGACGCGCGCAGCGCGGCCGCGTACGACGTCTCGCACGTGTTCGGCGCGGCCCAGAGCATCGCTCCCGACGGACTTGAGCGAAACGACCCGACAGCCGACTGGCCAAAATCCGACCGCATCGTCGTCTACTGCGACTGCCCGAACTACCTCTCCTCGCAGCGGGCGGCGACACTCATCGAGAACGGCTACACGAACGTCTTCGCAATCGAAGAGGGCTACCGCGCGTGGGTCGACAGCGAGTACCCGATGGCCGGGTCCGACACGAACCGCTCTATCGACGTTCGAACTATCGTCGGTCAGACGGACCCCGAACACGCCGACGAGGGCGCGTGGGCGTACCACGAAGCCTCCGGCCAGCAGGAAGCATCGAAGATTCAGGCTGACGGAAGTTACGAACTCGAACTCCGATGGGTGGACGTTTCCGGGTCCGACGAGGTCACCGTCGAAACCCCCGGATACACCATCACCGACTCGCTGAAGGCGATGACGAGCGCCGAGATTACGTCCGAGGGGACGCTCTCGACGGACGACGGGTCGGGGAACGACTCCTCGAACGCGCTCCTACGCCGGCTGTTCGGCTGA
- the glmM gene encoding phosphoglucosamine mutase — protein MFGTSGIRGAVGDDVTGELALAVGRALAAEGYDHVVLGRDARESGAFLANAVAAGAQECGTNVTRVGVASTPTVARSVAEFDADAGVVITASHNPATDNGIKLWTRSGQAFNAEHRAAIEKRIRDESFERADWRTVGVERKRNDAIENHIEALVAAVDLGRELSVVVDAGNGPGALTAHALSELGCVVTTLNAQPDGSFPGRPSEPTEENCTTLCSVVASTDADLGIAHDGDADRMMAVTEDGEFVPGDHLLALFGRRAAGDGERVAAPLNTSLAVDDALSPQRATVERTPVGDVYVAEAASDPAVAFGGEPSGAWIWPDETLCPDGPLAAVKLAELVSVEGSLETLLGELPRYPTLRDSVEVEDKTATMAAVARRVNNEFDEVDEMDGVRVALEDGWFLVRASGTQPLVRVTAEARDEARAQELFDEAYAMVEEAAKASA, from the coding sequence ATGTTCGGAACCAGCGGTATCCGTGGAGCAGTCGGCGACGACGTGACGGGGGAGTTAGCCCTCGCCGTCGGTCGCGCCCTCGCCGCAGAGGGCTACGACCACGTCGTCCTCGGACGCGACGCCCGGGAAAGCGGTGCCTTCCTCGCCAACGCCGTCGCCGCGGGTGCACAGGAGTGCGGCACGAACGTCACCCGCGTCGGCGTCGCGTCGACGCCGACCGTCGCACGCAGCGTCGCCGAGTTCGACGCCGACGCTGGCGTCGTCATCACGGCCTCGCACAACCCTGCGACCGACAACGGCATCAAACTCTGGACGCGCAGCGGCCAGGCGTTCAACGCCGAGCACCGCGCGGCCATCGAAAAGCGGATTCGAGACGAGTCGTTCGAGCGCGCCGACTGGCGGACCGTAGGAGTCGAACGGAAGCGAAACGACGCTATCGAAAACCATATCGAGGCGCTCGTCGCCGCAGTCGATCTCGGGCGCGAACTCTCCGTCGTCGTCGACGCCGGGAACGGGCCCGGCGCGCTGACGGCGCACGCGCTCTCGGAACTCGGCTGCGTGGTGACGACGCTGAACGCGCAACCCGACGGAAGCTTCCCCGGTCGGCCGAGCGAACCCACCGAGGAGAACTGCACGACGCTCTGTTCGGTCGTCGCCTCGACGGACGCCGATCTCGGTATCGCACACGACGGCGACGCCGACCGGATGATGGCCGTCACCGAAGACGGTGAGTTCGTCCCCGGTGACCACCTGCTGGCGCTGTTCGGCCGCCGCGCCGCCGGCGACGGCGAACGCGTGGCCGCCCCGCTGAACACGAGCCTCGCCGTCGACGACGCGCTCTCGCCGCAGAGAGCGACGGTCGAACGAACGCCCGTCGGCGACGTGTACGTCGCCGAGGCCGCTAGCGACCCCGCCGTCGCCTTCGGCGGTGAGCCGAGCGGCGCGTGGATCTGGCCCGACGAGACGCTCTGTCCCGACGGTCCTCTCGCCGCGGTGAAACTCGCCGAACTCGTGAGCGTCGAAGGCTCGCTCGAGACGCTACTCGGCGAATTGCCGCGCTACCCGACGCTCCGCGACAGCGTGGAAGTCGAGGACAAGACGGCGACGATGGCGGCGGTGGCCCGGCGCGTCAACAACGAGTTCGACGAGGTGGACGAGATGGACGGCGTCCGCGTCGCACTGGAGGATGGGTGGTTCCTCGTCCGCGCCAGCGGGACGCAGCCGCTGGTCCGCGTGACGGCGGAAGCCCGCGACGAGGCGCGCGCGCAGGAACTGTTCGACGAGGCGTACGCGATGGTCGAGGAAGCCGCGAAAGCGTCGGCGTAG
- the glmS gene encoding glutamine--fructose-6-phosphate transaminase (isomerizing) gives MCGIIARVGRTDSVGALVSGLESLEYRGYDSAGVAVKNGTGIKVHKRSGKVAELKSAIRGAEPSGNVGIGHTRWSTHGAPTDDNAHPHTDESGRVAVVHNGVIENYEELKASLEAEGVEFVSDTDTEVVPHLIASHLGEVGTPEEAFRRTVRELEGSYAIAAIVDGFEAVYAARQGSPLVLGLDDSEYFLASDVPAFLEHTAEVVYLEDGDMVVVEPDSVTMTTVGGEPVSREIDTVDWDPEDAGKGSYDHYMLKEIHNQPTSLANTVDGRIDETGVTLTELDAFEDVTEVQFVACGTSYHAALYGARLLNAAGVRARAFRASEYGTSDPITDETLVVAVTQSGETADTLSALERADAEGARTVAVTNVQGSTASREADETLLVRAGPEIGVAATKTFSSQVAALCLLSHCVGEDVTGDLPWDDPKNFFESLRSLPADVREVLDGDQAHELADRYLGSEAFFFIGRGLGYPVAVEGALKFKEITYEHAEGFASGELKHGPLALVTPQTPVFAVFTGTDDQKTLTNAKEAQTRGAPIVAVAPEGHPAVDAADAHLPIPDTDPALAGLLANVQLQLVSYHTANLLGRSIDKPRNLAKSVTVE, from the coding sequence ATGTGCGGCATCATCGCTCGCGTCGGCCGGACGGACTCCGTCGGCGCGCTCGTCTCGGGGTTAGAGAGCCTCGAATACCGCGGCTACGACTCTGCCGGCGTCGCCGTCAAGAACGGCACCGGTATCAAAGTCCACAAGCGCTCGGGGAAAGTCGCGGAGCTGAAAAGCGCGATTCGCGGCGCGGAGCCGAGCGGTAACGTCGGCATCGGTCACACGCGCTGGAGTACGCACGGCGCGCCGACCGACGACAACGCCCACCCCCACACCGACGAGTCCGGTCGGGTCGCCGTCGTCCACAACGGCGTCATCGAGAACTACGAGGAACTGAAGGCGAGTCTCGAAGCAGAAGGCGTCGAGTTCGTCAGCGACACCGACACGGAAGTCGTCCCGCACCTCATCGCTTCCCATCTCGGGGAGGTCGGCACGCCCGAAGAGGCATTCCGCCGCACCGTCCGCGAACTCGAGGGCAGCTACGCTATCGCCGCGATCGTCGACGGATTCGAGGCCGTCTACGCCGCGCGACAGGGGTCGCCGCTCGTGCTCGGACTCGACGACAGCGAGTACTTCCTGGCTAGCGACGTGCCTGCGTTCCTCGAACACACCGCGGAAGTCGTCTACCTCGAAGACGGCGACATGGTCGTCGTCGAACCCGACAGCGTCACGATGACCACCGTCGGCGGCGAACCCGTCTCCCGCGAGATCGACACCGTCGACTGGGACCCCGAGGACGCCGGGAAAGGCTCCTACGATCACTACATGCTCAAAGAGATTCACAACCAGCCGACGTCGCTGGCGAACACGGTCGACGGCCGAATCGACGAAACCGGCGTAACGCTCACCGAACTCGACGCGTTCGAAGACGTGACCGAAGTACAGTTCGTCGCCTGCGGAACGTCGTACCACGCGGCGCTGTACGGCGCGCGACTGCTCAACGCTGCCGGCGTCCGCGCCCGCGCTTTCCGCGCCAGCGAGTACGGTACCTCCGACCCCATCACCGACGAGACGCTCGTCGTCGCCGTCACCCAGAGCGGCGAGACGGCGGACACCCTCAGCGCGCTCGAACGCGCCGACGCGGAAGGCGCCCGGACCGTCGCCGTCACGAACGTGCAGGGATCGACTGCCTCGCGCGAGGCCGACGAGACGCTCCTCGTCCGCGCCGGACCGGAAATCGGCGTCGCGGCGACGAAGACGTTCTCTTCGCAGGTCGCGGCGCTCTGTCTGCTCAGCCACTGCGTCGGCGAGGACGTGACCGGCGACCTGCCGTGGGACGACCCGAAGAACTTCTTCGAGTCGCTGCGCTCGCTGCCCGCGGACGTCCGCGAGGTGCTCGACGGCGACCAGGCCCACGAACTCGCCGACCGCTACCTCGGCAGCGAGGCGTTCTTCTTCATCGGTCGCGGCCTCGGCTACCCCGTCGCCGTCGAGGGCGCGCTGAAGTTCAAGGAGATCACGTACGAGCACGCCGAGGGGTTCGCCTCCGGCGAGCTGAAACACGGCCCGCTGGCGCTCGTCACGCCCCAGACGCCGGTGTTCGCGGTGTTCACCGGCACTGACGACCAGAAAACGCTCACGAACGCGAAGGAGGCGCAGACTCGCGGCGCGCCCATCGTCGCCGTCGCCCCCGAGGGTCACCCCGCCGTCGACGCCGCCGACGCGCACCTCCCGATTCCGGACACCGACCCCGCACTGGCCGGTCTACTCGCGAACGTTCAACTCCAGCTGGTGTCGTACCACACGGCGAACCTGCTGGGTCGCTCTATCGACAAACCACGGAACCTCGCCAAGAGCGTCACCGTCGAGTGA
- a CDS encoding helix-turn-helix transcriptional regulator: MTKPKHRVARTVLALLLILASVPAATAANAPALSQSEGVSAGSSFGELRVSEAGTVEQGENRTYIWRNESSSLSARFHNAGNSSLYEFCAYAEDESGKRVQLDCQQMNVDPNGSRNVVFAFERYPPNISGERNVTLVASRGFGNEEAVASTTATYTFIERSGDYDDDNLSNEREVELGTDLNSRDTDGDGIFDGAEVYDRGTDPLDPDTDGDGLRDQEEIIVGTNITNPDTDGDGVPDGAEVDDHGTDPLNPDTDGDGLTDSEELALETDPVEEDTDDDGLLDGAEVDEHNTDPLDPDTDGDGLNDSAEATVYGTDPLDTDTDGDGLSDSTEFALGSDPTNPTTTVGFVGLALALLAALGVWYRRSDRSIATVVHTRGDALVAALKTGSDEERDAIEAGRAPAEPSAEASFDPQIPLSDDGRVLQMLHEESGRLKQSEIVKRTEWSKSKVSRLLSRMEEEGKLTKINVGRENVIALTDETPDWADSALR; this comes from the coding sequence GTGACGAAACCGAAGCACCGAGTCGCCCGAACGGTTCTAGCCCTCCTGTTGATACTCGCGAGTGTCCCGGCCGCGACGGCGGCGAACGCCCCGGCGCTCTCGCAGTCGGAGGGCGTGAGCGCCGGCTCCTCGTTCGGGGAACTACGCGTCTCCGAAGCGGGAACCGTCGAACAGGGCGAAAACCGGACGTACATCTGGCGGAACGAGTCAAGTTCCCTCTCGGCGCGCTTTCACAACGCCGGAAACAGCTCCCTGTACGAGTTCTGTGCGTACGCCGAAGACGAGAGCGGAAAGCGGGTGCAACTCGACTGCCAGCAGATGAACGTCGACCCGAACGGGTCGAGAAACGTCGTGTTCGCCTTCGAGCGCTACCCGCCGAACATCAGCGGCGAACGGAACGTCACCCTCGTCGCGAGCCGCGGGTTCGGCAACGAGGAAGCCGTCGCGTCGACCACCGCGACGTACACTTTCATCGAACGCTCCGGCGACTACGACGACGACAACCTCTCGAACGAACGCGAGGTCGAACTCGGCACCGACCTCAACTCCCGCGACACCGACGGCGACGGAATCTTCGACGGCGCGGAGGTCTACGACCGTGGCACCGATCCGCTCGACCCCGACACCGACGGCGACGGACTCCGAGACCAAGAGGAGATAATCGTCGGAACGAACATCACGAACCCCGACACCGACGGCGACGGCGTCCCCGACGGCGCGGAAGTCGACGACCACGGCACCGACCCGCTCAACCCCGACACAGACGGCGACGGTCTCACCGATAGCGAGGAACTCGCCTTGGAGACCGACCCCGTCGAAGAGGACACCGACGACGACGGTCTCCTCGACGGCGCGGAAGTCGACGAGCACAACACCGATCCGCTCGACCCCGACACCGACGGCGACGGTCTCAACGACAGCGCGGAGGCCACCGTCTACGGTACCGACCCGCTCGACACCGACACCGACGGCGACGGACTCTCCGACAGTACGGAGTTCGCGTTGGGATCCGACCCGACGAATCCGACGACGACGGTCGGGTTCGTCGGGCTTGCGCTCGCGCTACTCGCTGCGCTCGGCGTCTGGTACCGTCGCAGCGACCGCAGCATCGCCACGGTGGTCCACACGCGCGGCGATGCGCTCGTCGCGGCGCTCAAAACCGGCTCCGACGAGGAACGAGACGCCATCGAAGCCGGACGCGCCCCCGCCGAACCGTCCGCCGAGGCGTCGTTCGACCCACAGATTCCCCTATCGGACGACGGCCGCGTTTTGCAGATGCTACACGAGGAGAGCGGGCGACTCAAACAGAGTGAAATCGTCAAGCGCACCGAGTGGTCGAAGTCGAAAGTGAGCCGCCTCCTCTCGCGGATGGAGGAGGAGGGCAAACTCACGAAAATAAACGTCGGTCGCGAGAATGTCATCGCGCTCACCGACGAGACGCCCGACTGGGCCGACTCGGCGCTTCGGTGA
- a CDS encoding DUF7344 domain-containing protein, with translation MTVTESDNMARFEPPQMAEETPLSKDQLFHILQNRRRRDVLWYLRGTEGPVRMRDIAEQVAAWENDTTVEALMSDQRQRVYIALYQEHLPKLDEDGVIDYNKSRGVVERNDIADQFDPYLTNEIVEEASPSGPATPGVEAVESASWQKYSIGVSGVGALALLGITFDAPVLGQSSGLAVGLIAVMLTIATVTYALSGYSRSALSTDTDSN, from the coding sequence ATGACAGTCACAGAGTCCGATAACATGGCCCGGTTCGAGCCCCCCCAGATGGCGGAGGAAACCCCCCTGTCGAAGGACCAGTTGTTCCACATCCTCCAGAACCGTCGCCGCCGCGACGTACTCTGGTATCTCCGCGGAACCGAAGGCCCGGTTCGCATGCGCGACATCGCAGAACAGGTTGCCGCGTGGGAGAACGACACCACCGTGGAAGCGTTGATGTCCGACCAGCGCCAGCGCGTCTACATCGCGCTCTATCAAGAACACCTCCCGAAACTCGACGAAGACGGCGTCATCGACTACAACAAAAGCCGCGGTGTCGTCGAGCGAAACGACATCGCCGACCAGTTTGACCCGTACCTGACGAACGAGATCGTCGAGGAAGCCTCCCCATCTGGGCCCGCAACCCCAGGGGTCGAGGCAGTGGAATCGGCCTCGTGGCAGAAGTACTCCATCGGCGTCTCGGGCGTCGGCGCGCTCGCACTGCTCGGAATCACCTTCGACGCCCCCGTACTCGGCCAATCTAGCGGTCTCGCGGTGGGACTCATCGCGGTGATGCTCACCATCGCCACCGTCACGTACGCCCTCTCGGGATACTCCCGATCCGCCCTCTCGACCGACACCGATAGCAACTGA